The Vicinamibacteria bacterium genome window below encodes:
- a CDS encoding sigma-70 family RNA polymerase sigma factor — protein MRAPLHDVSEEELDVEVVDVEPAWVDTSESDESPVELDVLGQYLKETHRYPLLNREDEQRVSRAMRRSEAALKEKKRAAGRQSARKEFDETRAKMIESNLRLVVSIAKRYKNMGMELSDLVQEGNIGLMQAVERFDPRRNLKFSTYATWWIRQAITRALSQKSRTIKVPINKLEMVRVATRAKNKLQERQGREPSIKEVAKEVGVQEHQVETAMKSIPHLESLDALAVEDGSPRWELQSDERSETPWQVVLDRDMREKVRAALELLPPRQQLIVRMRFGIGFNTEYNLEEIGKVLNLTRERVRQLEVEALRRLRAAGNRRALHDYLQ, from the coding sequence ATGAGAGCACCGTTGCATGACGTCTCGGAAGAGGAACTCGACGTAGAAGTTGTCGACGTCGAGCCCGCCTGGGTCGACACGAGCGAGAGCGACGAGTCGCCGGTGGAGCTCGATGTTCTTGGCCAGTACCTCAAGGAGACGCATCGCTACCCCCTACTCAACCGCGAAGACGAGCAGCGGGTTTCTCGGGCGATGCGGCGTTCCGAAGCGGCACTCAAGGAGAAGAAGCGAGCAGCGGGTCGTCAGTCCGCTCGCAAAGAGTTTGACGAGACCCGAGCTAAGATGATCGAGAGCAACCTCCGTCTGGTCGTGTCGATCGCGAAACGGTACAAGAACATGGGGATGGAGCTCTCCGACCTCGTCCAAGAAGGGAACATCGGTCTGATGCAGGCCGTGGAGCGTTTCGACCCAAGGCGTAACTTGAAGTTCTCGACCTATGCCACTTGGTGGATTCGCCAGGCCATCACCCGAGCCCTGTCTCAGAAGTCTCGCACCATCAAGGTGCCGATCAACAAGCTGGAAATGGTCCGCGTCGCGACGCGCGCCAAGAACAAGCTCCAGGAGCGTCAGGGGCGGGAGCCCAGCATCAAAGAAGTCGCGAAAGAGGTCGGGGTTCAGGAACATCAGGTGGAAACGGCGATGAAGTCCATCCCCCATCTCGAGTCGTTGGACGCTCTAGCGGTCGAGGACGGAAGCCCTCGGTGGGAGCTGCAGTCCGACGAGCGGTCCGAGACGCCGTGGCAGGTCGTCCTGGATCGGGACATGCGTGAGAAGGTTCGGGCTGCGCTCGAGCTTCTGCCTCCACGACAGCAGCTCATCGTGCGGATGAGGTTCGGCATCGGGTTCAACACCGAATACAATCTCGAGGAGATCGGCAAGGTCCTCAACCTCACCAGAGAACGAGTTCGCCAGCTGGAGGTCGAGGCGCTTCGCCGGTTGCGGGCAGCCGGAAACCGCCGAGCGTTGCACGACTACCTGCAGTAA